From a region of the Chitinophaga caseinilytica genome:
- a CDS encoding LD-carboxypeptidase, whose product MSKIPPYLKKGDLIGIMCPSSKMELQVAEFAADVLRSWGYRVHLGITVGTSFHNFSAPDELRLEELQDMMDDPEIKAILFGRGGYGLVCILDRINFSRFRRHPKWLCGYSDITVLHTHLQEQFKIASLHTLMCSGITPSTQDNNYVASLRDALSGKRSRYTAEPHHMNRTGKAAGKLVGGNLTLLSNVSGTASQPNTKGKILVLEDIGEYRYNVDRMMYNLKRAGWLDNLAGLVVGSFADPRETETPFGQTEFEIIRNLVAEYDYPVCYDFPVGHQDENYALKMGVPHELKVTPRGVSLTEVR is encoded by the coding sequence ATGAGCAAAATTCCGCCCTATCTTAAAAAAGGCGACCTTATAGGCATTATGTGCCCCAGCAGTAAAATGGAGCTCCAGGTGGCCGAGTTTGCGGCAGACGTACTGCGGTCATGGGGCTACCGCGTCCACCTCGGTATCACCGTTGGCACCAGCTTCCATAATTTTTCCGCGCCCGACGAGCTCCGGTTGGAGGAATTGCAGGATATGATGGACGATCCGGAGATCAAGGCGATCCTTTTCGGCCGCGGGGGCTACGGCCTCGTGTGCATCCTCGACCGGATCAACTTTTCCCGCTTCCGCCGCCATCCCAAATGGCTTTGCGGGTATAGCGACATCACGGTGCTGCATACCCATCTCCAGGAACAATTCAAGATCGCCAGCCTCCACACCCTCATGTGCAGCGGCATCACCCCGTCTACCCAGGACAATAATTATGTAGCCAGCCTCCGCGATGCCCTGTCCGGCAAACGGAGCCGGTATACCGCCGAGCCCCACCACATGAACCGTACCGGTAAAGCCGCCGGCAAACTGGTGGGCGGCAACCTGACCCTCCTTTCCAACGTTTCCGGCACCGCATCCCAGCCCAACACCAAAGGGAAAATCCTCGTGCTGGAAGACATCGGCGAATACCGCTATAACGTAGACCGCATGATGTACAACCTCAAACGGGCAGGCTGGCTCGATAACCTGGCCGGCCTCGTGGTGGGCTCGTTCGCCGATCCCCGGGAAACGGAAACCCCGTTCGGCCAGACCGAGTTCGAGATCATCCGCAACCTGGTGGCGGAATACGACTATCCCGTGTGCTACGACTTCCCCGTCGGGCATCAGGACGAGAACTACGCCCTCAAAATGGGCGTGCCGCACGAGCTGAAAGTGACGCCCCGCGGCGTTTCGCTGACGGAGGTGCGCTGA
- the atpC gene encoding ATP synthase F1 subunit epsilon has product MLLEILTPERKLYTGEVYGIQLPGVDGSFEVLDRHAPLIAALGKGKMKVLKDKSHADHYSIEGGFVEVLNNKATVLVEGATAQ; this is encoded by the coding sequence ATGTTATTGGAAATATTAACACCGGAAAGAAAGCTGTACACAGGAGAAGTATATGGCATCCAGTTGCCGGGCGTAGACGGTTCCTTCGAAGTGCTGGACCGGCACGCTCCGCTGATCGCCGCCCTGGGTAAAGGCAAGATGAAGGTGCTGAAAGATAAGAGCCATGCAGATCATTACTCCATCGAGGGTGGTTTCGTAGAGGTGCTGAATAACAAGGCGACGGTGCTGGTAGAAGGCGCCACCGCCCAGTAA
- a CDS encoding alpha/beta hydrolase: MEQQPSTIRKYLKKIALWAIAAYLLAGVILYFLQDKLLFHPEVLPVNYQYKFDVPFQEMLIPVNKKVKLSAVLFKAENARGMVLYFHGNTANINRYAKYMPDFTRNGYEVLIMDYREFGKSTGRLTEEALYEDALLMYKVARTRFAPHQIVIYGKSLGTGIATELASVRDCRRLILETPYYSIHDVAAEAAPIYPYSLMLDFKLPTYEYLPKVTAPVVIFHGTDDETVPYASGEKLKTFFKPGDTLFTIKGGEHNNLGDYPFYHQKLDSILQL, from the coding sequence ATGGAGCAGCAGCCGTCTACCATCCGCAAATATCTGAAGAAGATCGCCCTGTGGGCCATCGCCGCGTACCTCCTGGCCGGGGTGATATTGTATTTTCTGCAGGATAAACTGCTATTTCACCCGGAAGTGCTGCCGGTCAATTATCAGTACAAATTCGACGTGCCTTTCCAGGAAATGCTCATCCCCGTCAATAAGAAAGTGAAGCTGAGCGCGGTTTTGTTCAAAGCGGAGAATGCGCGGGGGATGGTGCTGTATTTTCATGGGAATACGGCCAATATCAACCGGTATGCGAAGTATATGCCCGATTTTACCCGGAACGGGTACGAAGTGCTCATCATGGATTACCGGGAATTCGGGAAAAGTACGGGCAGGTTGACGGAAGAAGCGTTGTACGAGGATGCGCTCCTCATGTACAAGGTGGCCCGCACCCGCTTTGCGCCCCACCAGATCGTGATTTACGGGAAATCCCTCGGCACGGGGATCGCTACGGAACTGGCGTCTGTCCGCGATTGCAGGCGCCTCATCCTCGAAACGCCCTACTACAGCATCCACGACGTGGCAGCCGAAGCGGCGCCCATCTATCCCTACAGCCTCATGCTCGATTTCAAGCTGCCCACTTACGAATATCTCCCCAAAGTGACCGCCCCCGTCGTGATTTTCCACGGAACGGACGACGAAACGGTACCCTACGCCTCCGGCGAGAAGCTGAAAACTTTCTTCAAGCCGGGCGATACGTTGTTCACGATCAAGGGCGGGGAGCATAATAACCTCGGGGATTATCCCTTCTACCACCAAAAACTCGATTCCATCCTGCAACTTTGA
- the metG gene encoding methionine--tRNA ligase produces the protein MEKFNRYLVTAALPYANGPVHIGHLAGCYLPSDIYVRYLRARKMDVKFVCGTDEHGVPITIKAMQENVSPQDIVDKYYAVIRDSFAAMGISFDIFSRTSRQVHHETAAAFFKEMYDKGLFEERESEQYFDEIKQVFLADRYIIGTCPKCGNDRAYGDQCERCGSSLSPDELINPRSALSDAVPVKRKTKHWYMPLQQYEPWLKQWILEDHKEWKNNVFGQCKSWLDNGLQSRAMTRDSSWGIKVPLPDAEGKVLYVWFDAPIGYISATKELTENWADYWCKDDTRLVHFIGKDNIVFHCIIFPAMLKGHGGFIVPDNVPANEFLNIEGEKVSTSRNWAVWVHDYIQDFPDQQDVLRYVLCSTAPETKDNDFTWKDFQDRNNNELVANLGNFVNRTMVLMHKLCGGKVPQMHASVKDAADDAIFAMLQDAKLKIAENLENFRFRDALAEVMNVAREGNRYLQEKQPWILAKTPELQAANQEKIDNCMHVCLQLTANLAIFLNPFLPFTAQKICHMLKVVDRMLDWENAGSMKLVSVGYSLRAPELLFKKIEDEQVTAQVEKLHAGLKKSAAAAAAAAPAPEAKPAKAEIQYDDFAKLDLRAGTITHAEKVPKADKLLKLTVDLGSEQRTVVSGIAEHYAPEAIIGKQVTLVANLAPRKMRGIESQGMILMAEDNGKLVFVNPDATVAPGSGIS, from the coding sequence ATGGAAAAATTTAACAGATACCTGGTGACGGCGGCTTTACCCTATGCCAACGGACCGGTGCACATCGGGCACCTGGCCGGCTGCTATCTGCCGTCCGATATTTACGTGCGGTATCTCAGGGCCAGGAAAATGGATGTAAAATTCGTCTGCGGGACAGACGAGCATGGAGTGCCTATCACGATCAAAGCCATGCAGGAAAACGTGAGCCCGCAAGACATCGTTGATAAATACTACGCCGTCATCCGCGACAGCTTCGCGGCCATGGGCATTTCTTTCGATATATTTTCCCGCACCTCCCGCCAGGTCCATCATGAAACGGCCGCGGCGTTCTTCAAGGAGATGTACGATAAAGGCCTGTTCGAAGAACGGGAATCAGAACAATATTTCGACGAGATCAAACAGGTGTTCCTCGCAGACCGTTACATCATCGGTACCTGCCCGAAATGCGGTAACGACCGTGCTTACGGCGACCAGTGCGAACGTTGCGGCAGTTCCCTCAGCCCGGATGAGCTCATCAACCCCCGTTCCGCCCTCAGCGACGCGGTGCCGGTGAAGCGCAAGACCAAACACTGGTACATGCCCCTCCAGCAATACGAGCCCTGGCTGAAACAATGGATCCTCGAAGACCACAAGGAATGGAAAAATAACGTGTTCGGACAGTGCAAAAGCTGGCTGGACAATGGCCTGCAAAGCCGCGCCATGACGCGCGACAGCAGCTGGGGCATCAAGGTGCCGCTGCCAGACGCCGAAGGGAAAGTGCTGTACGTTTGGTTCGACGCGCCGATCGGGTACATCTCCGCCACCAAAGAGCTCACCGAAAACTGGGCCGATTACTGGTGCAAGGACGACACGCGCCTGGTGCATTTCATCGGGAAAGACAATATCGTGTTCCACTGTATCATCTTCCCCGCGATGCTCAAGGGCCACGGCGGTTTCATCGTTCCCGACAACGTTCCGGCCAACGAATTCCTCAACATCGAAGGTGAAAAAGTATCCACTTCCCGCAACTGGGCCGTGTGGGTACACGATTATATCCAGGATTTCCCGGACCAGCAGGACGTGCTCCGCTACGTGCTCTGCTCCACGGCGCCTGAAACGAAAGACAACGACTTCACCTGGAAGGATTTCCAGGACAGGAATAACAACGAGCTGGTCGCTAACCTCGGCAACTTCGTGAACCGTACCATGGTATTGATGCACAAGCTTTGCGGCGGGAAAGTGCCTCAAATGCACGCTTCCGTGAAAGATGCGGCAGACGATGCCATTTTTGCGATGTTGCAGGACGCGAAACTGAAGATCGCCGAGAACCTCGAGAACTTCCGCTTCCGCGACGCCCTCGCCGAAGTGATGAACGTAGCCCGCGAAGGCAACCGCTACCTCCAGGAAAAGCAACCCTGGATCCTGGCGAAAACGCCGGAACTGCAGGCTGCCAACCAGGAAAAGATCGACAACTGCATGCACGTGTGCCTGCAGCTGACGGCCAACCTCGCCATTTTCCTCAATCCCTTCCTGCCGTTTACCGCGCAGAAAATCTGCCATATGCTGAAAGTGGTTGACAGGATGCTGGATTGGGAAAACGCCGGCAGCATGAAGCTTGTTAGCGTAGGATACTCGCTGCGCGCGCCCGAACTGCTGTTCAAGAAGATCGAAGACGAACAGGTAACGGCACAGGTGGAAAAACTTCATGCCGGACTGAAAAAGTCTGCCGCGGCGGCCGCAGCTGCTGCGCCTGCGCCGGAAGCGAAGCCCGCCAAAGCTGAGATCCAGTACGACGATTTCGCGAAGCTGGACCTGCGCGCCGGTACCATCACGCATGCCGAAAAAGTACCGAAAGCGGATAAACTGTTGAAACTCACCGTAGACCTCGGCAGCGAACAGCGGACCGTGGTGTCGGGGATCGCAGAGCATTACGCGCCGGAAGCCATCATCGGCAAACAGGTGACGCTCGTCGCCAACCTGGCCCCCCGCAAAATGCGCGGCATCGAAAGCCAGGGCATGATCCTCATGGCGGAAGATAACGGCAAGCTCGTATTCGTGAACCCGGATGCCACCGTGGCCCCGGGAAGCGGGATCAGCTGA
- a CDS encoding alpha/beta hydrolase, which produces MVYYILAGYIVLIVLAFVIQDRFIWKPEKLHPDFTFRYDQPFEELFFDPEPGVRLNGLHFKVPEPRGLLLYFHGNTRSIKGWGKYARDYTRHGYDVLMVDYRGFGKSTGKRSEPQLLKDAQFVYDVQLEKYPESHMLVYGRSMGSGFAVKLACDNRPRYCILHAPYYSFTRVVKRFLPILPVTWVLRYHLRADQWIRKVNCHTYILHGTKDRLIPIRHSEALRALNPAKVTLIRIQGGGHNNLPSFPEYHTFIRDILQE; this is translated from the coding sequence ATGGTATACTACATCCTCGCCGGTTATATCGTTCTCATCGTACTGGCCTTCGTCATCCAGGACCGCTTCATCTGGAAGCCGGAGAAACTGCATCCTGACTTCACTTTCCGGTACGATCAGCCTTTCGAGGAGCTTTTCTTCGACCCCGAACCGGGCGTGCGGCTGAACGGGCTGCATTTCAAGGTGCCGGAGCCGAGGGGGCTTTTGCTGTATTTTCATGGGAACACCCGCAGCATCAAGGGTTGGGGCAAATACGCCCGCGACTATACCCGTCATGGCTACGACGTGCTCATGGTGGATTACCGCGGGTTCGGGAAGAGCACGGGAAAGCGGTCGGAACCGCAGTTGCTGAAGGATGCGCAGTTCGTGTACGACGTGCAGCTGGAAAAATACCCCGAAAGCCACATGCTGGTTTACGGAAGGAGCATGGGGAGCGGGTTTGCGGTGAAGCTGGCCTGCGATAACCGGCCACGGTACTGCATCCTGCACGCGCCGTATTACAGTTTTACCCGCGTCGTCAAGCGATTTTTGCCTATTTTACCGGTAACCTGGGTGTTGCGGTATCACCTTCGCGCCGATCAATGGATCCGGAAAGTGAATTGCCACACCTACATCCTGCATGGAACGAAAGACAGGTTGATCCCTATCCGCCACAGCGAAGCCCTCCGCGCGCTCAATCCCGCGAAAGTGACGCTGATCCGCATCCAGGGCGGCGGGCATAACAATCTGCCGTCTTTCCCGGAGTATCATACTTTCATCCGCGACATCCTGCAGGAATAA
- the atpD gene encoding F0F1 ATP synthase subunit beta, translating into MPNTGKIKQIIGPVVDVHFEGKLPEIYNALELTRDNGQKVILEVQQHLGEDSVRTVAMDSTEGLVRGMNVTDKGGPIKMPTGDAIKGRLFNVVGEAIDGLGQLDATNGAPIHRMPPRFEDLATDTEVLFTGIKVIDLIEPYAKGGKIGLFGGAGVGKTVLIQELINNIAKGHAGLSVFAGVGERTREGNDLMREMIEANIVRYGDKFKESMEHGGWDLSAVDQEELKNSQATFVFGQMNEPPGARARVALSGLTMAEYFRDGDGTAGSGRDILFFVDNIFRFTQAGSEVSALLGRMPSAVGYQPTLATEMGLMQERITSTKNGSITSVQAVYVPADDLTDPAPATTFSHLDATTVLSRKIADKGIYPAVDPLDSTSRILSPAIVGESHYNTAQRVKMILQRYKELQDIIAILGMDELSDDDKLTVSRARRVERFLSQPFHVAEQFTGLKGVLVPIEETIRGFNMIMDGEVDEYPEAAFNLVGTIDDAIEKGKKLLAAAAK; encoded by the coding sequence ATGCCTAATACAGGTAAGATCAAACAAATCATCGGTCCCGTTGTGGACGTGCATTTTGAAGGAAAATTGCCGGAAATTTATAACGCGCTTGAACTCACCCGTGATAACGGCCAGAAGGTAATTCTGGAGGTGCAGCAGCACCTGGGCGAAGATAGCGTGCGTACTGTGGCTATGGACTCTACCGAGGGCCTGGTTCGTGGTATGAATGTGACCGACAAGGGCGGTCCCATTAAAATGCCGACCGGCGATGCCATTAAAGGCCGTCTGTTCAACGTGGTGGGCGAGGCTATCGACGGTCTCGGCCAGCTGGACGCTACCAACGGCGCCCCGATCCACCGGATGCCTCCCCGTTTCGAGGACCTGGCAACCGACACCGAAGTGCTGTTTACCGGTATCAAGGTAATCGACCTGATCGAGCCTTACGCGAAAGGTGGTAAAATTGGTCTGTTCGGCGGTGCGGGTGTAGGTAAAACCGTACTGATCCAGGAGCTGATCAACAACATCGCGAAAGGCCACGCCGGTCTGTCCGTATTCGCAGGCGTTGGAGAGCGTACCCGTGAAGGGAACGACCTGATGCGTGAGATGATCGAAGCGAACATCGTGCGTTACGGCGATAAATTCAAGGAATCCATGGAACATGGCGGTTGGGACCTCTCCGCTGTAGACCAGGAAGAACTGAAAAACTCCCAGGCTACTTTTGTTTTCGGCCAGATGAACGAACCTCCCGGAGCCCGTGCCCGTGTGGCCCTCTCCGGTCTCACCATGGCGGAATACTTCCGTGATGGCGACGGCACTGCCGGCAGCGGTCGTGACATCCTCTTCTTCGTAGATAACATCTTCCGTTTCACCCAGGCAGGTTCTGAAGTATCCGCACTGCTGGGCCGTATGCCCTCCGCAGTAGGTTACCAGCCCACCCTGGCCACTGAAATGGGCCTGATGCAGGAGCGTATCACATCCACCAAAAACGGTTCCATTACCTCCGTACAGGCGGTATATGTACCGGCGGATGACTTGACCGACCCCGCTCCGGCAACTACCTTCTCCCACCTTGACGCTACTACCGTACTTTCCCGTAAGATCGCGGATAAGGGTATCTATCCCGCTGTGGATCCCCTGGATTCTACCAGCCGTATCCTTTCTCCCGCTATCGTAGGTGAATCTCACTACAATACCGCTCAACGCGTGAAAATGATCCTCCAGCGCTATAAAGAACTGCAGGACATCATCGCGATCCTTGGTATGGACGAGCTGAGCGACGACGACAAGCTGACCGTATCCCGCGCCCGCCGTGTGGAACGCTTCCTGTCTCAGCCTTTCCACGTAGCAGAGCAGTTCACTGGTCTGAAAGGCGTACTGGTTCCCATCGAGGAAACCATCCGCGGCTTCAACATGATCATGGACGGCGAAGTGGACGAATATCCGGAAGCTGCGTTCAACCTGGTTGGTACCATCGACGATGCCATCGAGAAAGGCAAGAAACTGCTTGCGGCTGCTGCTAAATAA
- a CDS encoding HAMP domain-containing sensor histidine kinase, protein MEEAVLAAGNDILSKSVTPVTRIQIDRNKPDGVLGKFMLDPFSDNNIKQVIPISAQVDINEVSAALRKSMKERKLDTIFEFGVESPTPHGINIQLSSRNFVERLRRRDVDSALYQEIIVPLADNLTSPTMEVLHVFVPQSSFTVFKSLGWMIFGSIVFTIIIVTAFALTIRTMLGQKKLSEIKSDFINNMTHELKTPLATISLAIDAIGNERVMENKEKIRYFSGIIKEENKRMNKQVESILQSALMEKEELTLNLQPIDVHQLITHTIDNLRLQLDGKNGRVELQLNAIQPILKADEVHFSNLIFNLLDNAIKYSKDNLEIRIATSNTRKNLVISIADNGIGMSRDTVSRIFEKFYRAHTGNVHNVKGFGMGLTYVKAIVDAHKGKIRVESVIGKGSRFTMEFPQE, encoded by the coding sequence ATGGAAGAGGCCGTTCTCGCCGCCGGCAACGACATCCTCAGCAAATCCGTCACACCCGTCACCCGCATCCAGATCGACCGGAACAAACCCGACGGCGTGCTCGGCAAATTCATGCTCGACCCCTTTTCCGACAACAACATTAAACAGGTTATACCCATCTCGGCACAGGTAGATATCAACGAAGTGTCTGCCGCGCTCCGCAAATCCATGAAGGAACGCAAGCTCGACACCATCTTCGAATTCGGCGTCGAATCCCCCACGCCACACGGCATCAACATCCAGCTCAGCTCCCGCAATTTCGTGGAACGCCTCCGCCGGCGCGACGTCGACTCCGCACTTTACCAGGAAATCATCGTTCCGCTCGCCGATAACCTCACATCGCCCACCATGGAAGTGCTCCACGTATTCGTTCCGCAAAGCAGTTTCACGGTGTTCAAATCGCTCGGATGGATGATCTTCGGCAGCATCGTTTTCACCATCATCATCGTCACCGCTTTCGCGCTCACCATCCGCACCATGCTCGGCCAGAAAAAACTCTCCGAGATCAAGAGCGATTTCATCAATAACATGACCCACGAGCTGAAAACGCCGCTCGCCACCATTTCCCTCGCCATAGACGCCATCGGCAACGAACGCGTCATGGAAAACAAGGAAAAGATCAGGTACTTTTCGGGCATCATCAAAGAGGAAAACAAACGGATGAACAAACAGGTGGAATCCATCCTCCAATCCGCCCTCATGGAAAAAGAGGAACTGACCCTCAACCTCCAACCCATCGACGTTCACCAGCTCATCACCCATACCATCGACAACCTCCGCCTGCAGCTCGACGGCAAGAACGGCCGCGTGGAATTGCAGCTGAACGCCATCCAGCCCATCCTGAAGGCCGACGAAGTGCATTTCTCCAACCTCATCTTCAACCTGCTCGATAACGCGATCAAGTATTCGAAAGACAACCTGGAGATCCGTATCGCCACTTCCAATACCCGCAAAAACCTCGTGATCTCGATCGCCGACAACGGTATCGGGATGAGCCGGGACACGGTGTCGCGCATATTCGAGAAATTCTACCGCGCCCATACCGGGAACGTGCATAACGTGAAAGGCTTCGGGATGGGGCTTACTTATGTGAAAGCCATCGTAGACGCGCACAAGGGAAAGATCCGCGTGGAAAGCGTTATCGGTAAAGGCAGCCGTTTCACGATGGAGTTTCCGCAGGAGTAG
- a CDS encoding HesA/MoeB/ThiF family protein: protein MLSEKELNRYKHPIAVPGMGVQMQEQLKKARILIIGAGGLGSPVAQYLSAAGVGVIGIADYGVILEEDLHRQPLFNMQDVRKHKAKMAASRLFSLNPWNKHYPFLIQVKPENARQVFQGFDLIVDCSQHRPTHLVTNDACILDNKPFVMGEVHNWTAWWGGFNMLPASGAPAASYRCNEFLLDDFRNFDAGAMGATHGATALLMVNEIIKYLAGVPGLAGKLHTFNYLHHQFDVRDLHSDASRIQGVKDQGLLTADDYGMEIVPDVED, encoded by the coding sequence ATGTTGTCAGAAAAAGAACTGAACAGATATAAACATCCCATCGCGGTACCCGGAATGGGCGTGCAGATGCAGGAGCAATTGAAGAAAGCGCGCATTCTCATCATCGGCGCGGGCGGATTGGGAAGCCCCGTTGCCCAATACCTCAGCGCCGCGGGCGTTGGCGTGATCGGCATCGCGGATTATGGGGTGATTCTGGAGGAAGACCTCCATCGCCAGCCCCTCTTCAACATGCAGGACGTGCGCAAGCACAAGGCAAAAATGGCCGCCAGCCGCCTCTTTTCCCTCAACCCCTGGAACAAACATTACCCTTTCCTCATACAGGTAAAACCGGAAAACGCCCGGCAGGTTTTCCAGGGATTCGACCTCATCGTGGATTGCTCGCAGCACCGCCCCACGCACCTCGTGACCAACGACGCCTGCATCCTCGATAACAAACCCTTCGTCATGGGCGAAGTCCATAACTGGACGGCCTGGTGGGGCGGGTTCAACATGCTGCCCGCCAGCGGAGCGCCCGCCGCTTCGTACCGCTGCAACGAATTCCTCCTCGACGATTTCCGCAATTTCGACGCCGGCGCCATGGGCGCCACGCACGGCGCCACCGCCTTGCTCATGGTGAACGAGATCATCAAATACCTCGCGGGCGTACCGGGACTTGCAGGAAAATTGCATACCTTCAATTACCTGCATCACCAGTTCGACGTGCGCGACCTCCATTCCGACGCGTCCAGAATTCAGGGCGTGAAGGACCAGGGGCTGCTGACGGCGGACGATTACGGCATGGAGATCGTGCCGGATGTGGAAGACTGA
- a CDS encoding FN3 domain-containing metallophosphoesterase family protein, with protein sequence MIQNDKPAPSRRKFLGNLTKAGLFGAATLAPGARTAAAAVSNAVPEAAPAAEAHAFLCQPYLQHPMPDGMTVMWLSNKPTYSWVEYGETEALGSKAQHSNAGVVDSYNTLHKIRLSHLKPGTTYHYRVHSKEIAEFQPYKLTYGDTLVSEIYSFTTPALKPTEVSWLVINDIHDRPQSIPHLTGLNKDPYDFVFFNGDVFDYQEDEKQIIDHLLAPAGKAFASNKPFIFTRGNHETRGKYRRELANYFDGEYIFDRTWGPVHFTVLDTGEDKPDDHPVYAGIVSFDEYRRQQAETLKKIVATPAFKKAKFRVVMMHIPHYYSGDWHGPMHCREMFAETFDKSGIDLFIAGHTHKMGIYQPVKGQHSYPIVIGGGPKDGNRTLIKVKATEKDLQLVMLKDDGSEFGKVELKSKR encoded by the coding sequence ATGATACAAAACGATAAGCCCGCACCATCCCGCCGTAAATTCCTCGGCAATCTTACCAAAGCCGGATTATTCGGCGCCGCCACCCTGGCACCCGGAGCCCGCACCGCCGCCGCGGCCGTTTCCAACGCCGTTCCGGAAGCCGCTCCCGCCGCAGAAGCCCACGCCTTCCTCTGCCAACCCTACCTCCAGCACCCCATGCCCGACGGCATGACGGTCATGTGGCTCAGCAACAAGCCCACCTACAGCTGGGTAGAATACGGCGAAACCGAAGCCCTCGGCTCCAAAGCCCAGCACAGCAACGCCGGCGTCGTCGATTCCTACAACACCCTCCACAAAATCCGCCTCAGCCACCTCAAACCCGGCACCACCTATCATTACCGGGTACACTCAAAGGAAATTGCGGAATTCCAGCCATATAAACTCACTTATGGAGACACCCTCGTCTCCGAAATATACTCGTTCACCACCCCCGCCCTCAAGCCCACGGAAGTATCCTGGCTCGTGATCAACGACATCCACGACCGCCCGCAATCCATCCCCCACCTCACCGGCCTGAACAAAGACCCGTACGATTTCGTGTTCTTTAACGGCGATGTGTTTGATTATCAGGAAGATGAGAAGCAAATCATCGATCACCTCCTCGCGCCCGCCGGCAAAGCCTTCGCCTCCAATAAACCGTTCATCTTCACCCGAGGCAACCACGAAACCCGGGGCAAATACCGCCGCGAACTGGCCAATTACTTCGACGGCGAATATATCTTCGACCGCACCTGGGGCCCCGTCCACTTCACCGTGCTCGACACCGGAGAAGACAAACCCGACGACCACCCGGTATACGCAGGCATCGTGAGCTTCGACGAATACCGCCGCCAACAGGCCGAAACCCTGAAAAAAATCGTGGCCACCCCGGCATTCAAAAAAGCGAAATTCCGCGTAGTGATGATGCATATACCGCATTATTACTCGGGCGACTGGCACGGCCCCATGCATTGCCGCGAAATGTTCGCCGAAACCTTCGACAAATCGGGCATCGACCTCTTCATCGCCGGGCACACCCACAAAATGGGCATTTACCAGCCGGTGAAAGGACAACACTCCTACCCCATCGTGATCGGCGGCGGGCCGAAAGACGGCAACCGCACGCTCATCAAGGTAAAAGCCACGGAAAAAGACCTGCAGCTCGTGATGCTGAAAGACGATGGGTCCGAATTCGGGAAAGTGGAACTGAAAAGCAAACGCTGA
- a CDS encoding DUF1801 domain-containing protein, protein MAKTDFKTIDQYISTFDAADQAALTKIRQAIRKAAPNAEEVISYQIPAYKENGYVIYFSGFKEHYSLAFPPPFTVFEVFAKELAPYQQSKSVVQLPKGSPLPLDLIGRMVKFRLEEAKNSSKLKPKPAAKKADSAASKAKPAAAAKPKPAAKKASTSAPKAKPATKAKKK, encoded by the coding sequence ATGGCTAAGACCGATTTCAAAACCATCGACCAGTACATTTCCACGTTCGACGCGGCAGACCAGGCGGCGCTAACGAAAATCCGCCAGGCGATCCGCAAAGCTGCGCCCAATGCGGAAGAGGTGATCAGTTACCAGATACCGGCCTATAAGGAAAACGGGTACGTTATTTACTTTTCGGGTTTCAAGGAGCATTATTCCCTTGCGTTTCCTCCGCCGTTTACTGTTTTCGAAGTGTTCGCCAAAGAACTGGCGCCTTACCAGCAATCGAAAAGCGTGGTGCAGTTGCCCAAAGGTTCCCCGCTACCCCTGGACCTCATCGGGCGCATGGTGAAGTTCCGGCTCGAGGAAGCGAAGAACTCCTCCAAATTGAAACCCAAGCCCGCCGCGAAGAAGGCTGATAGTGCTGCCTCCAAAGCCAAACCAGCGGCCGCAGCGAAACCTAAACCCGCCGCGAAAAAAGCCAGCACTTCGGCCCCCAAAGCCAAGCCGGCGACAAAAGCGAAGAAAAAGTAG
- a CDS encoding YqgE/AlgH family protein has translation MEQLAPGILLIADPFLKDPNFARTVVLLCEHQEEGSFGFVVNRPFDHKLDELIPAVVTPNIPVFYGGPVQLDTIHFIHQLPDQIEGGFEVFPGLFWGGDFATVVELINRGELDLQKIKFFIGYSGWSSGQLEGELNEKSWILSRITPPLLFSGNEEEIWKQSLQKLGNNFAMMANFPIDPSLN, from the coding sequence ATGGAACAACTTGCGCCTGGAATATTGCTGATTGCGGACCCTTTCCTGAAAGATCCGAATTTCGCCAGAACGGTGGTCCTCCTTTGCGAACACCAGGAAGAAGGCAGCTTCGGGTTCGTGGTAAACCGCCCGTTCGATCATAAACTCGACGAGCTCATTCCCGCCGTCGTTACCCCCAATATTCCCGTCTTTTACGGCGGCCCCGTCCAGCTCGACACCATTCATTTCATACATCAACTCCCCGACCAGATCGAAGGCGGCTTCGAAGTATTTCCCGGACTCTTCTGGGGCGGCGACTTCGCCACCGTTGTAGAGCTCATCAACCGCGGCGAACTGGATTTGCAGAAAATCAAATTCTTCATCGGCTACTCCGGCTGGAGCAGCGGCCAGCTCGAAGGCGAACTGAACGAGAAAAGCTGGATCCTTTCCCGCATCACCCCGCCGCTCCTTTTCAGCGGCAACGAAGAAGAAATCTGGAAGCAATCCCTCCAGAAACTGGGCAACAACTTCGCCATGATGGCCAATTTCCCGATAGACCCGTCCCTCAACTGA